Within the Helicoverpa armigera isolate CAAS_96S chromosome 8, ASM3070526v1, whole genome shotgun sequence genome, the region AACGTTGATTCTAACGTGGTCGAAGATACTGAGAATACCGATAATAGTCAGAAAATTAAGGAAATATccgaaattcaaaataattcacCTCATCACTCACCAAAACCAGTGCAAAACGAAACGTGTCAAGAAATCGCTAATGGTGAAGACACCGAACAAGATAATAATGGAAGCGAAAAATTTGATTCAGATACAGAGTTAGAAAATAAATCAGAAGCTCAAAATAACGTTAACGATGATAAAATTGTTGACAGTAGAAGAGTGCCTATTAACGACAACAGAAGCCAGAATAACGTTCTTAGTTCATCAGCTAGTTCTTTATCTACATTAAAACATTTAGGTCATCTAACTGTGAAATCTATTAGCaccaatcaaattaaaaatgacATATTAACAGAACCTACAACTGACGAGAAAATTATGGTTAAAAATTGTCAATCTTCCAACAGTGACAGTAAAAAGGAAACTTCCGAGCCACCTCTCGGTACTGATAAACTAAATGTAaccaagcaaaaaaatattgttgaaaaagACCCTACAATGGACGCTTTGAAAGCTTtaggtaaaaatattacaatcaaATCCTTATCATCTAAAAGGAATATTGATGCAAGTGACCATGAAGATGACGAAATTGATGAATGTGAACCAACAACAAATAATCTGAAATCTGCAGATTTAggtggtaataaaaatataacaataaaaaaaatgaaagtggAAACAAATGAACCTACGCCAAATAAAACTAGAAATCTACCCAATCAAGATAGAAAATGTAATCCTGGAAAACAAGTAGTAGGTCAAAAAATTCTGAATAACGTACCGGGTGCTGTCACAAATGAAAAGAGTGATAACAGTATATCAACGtcaaatgcaaatattttaaaacggcttacaaatataacaacaaaaccGATAGTGAACAAGGCCAACAGTCCCTCGCCACCCATCAAACAAGGCAATGTGGCCAAGAAAGTTGTTgaaactgaaaagcaacaagaagaaataatagaaatatttgaCATTGATGACTCTGAAGATGAAGATGACGTCGGTAGTAAACCGCAACATTCGGAAAACTCAATGAAATCCATGGATGCATTAAAAAATCTTAGTAAGAACATTACAGTGAAATCTTTAAATCAGCAATcagtaaaacaaaatgtaaaaactgaaaataacatTAAGTTGGAGAAAGAAGACAGTAACAGCCAGAATACatttaaaagtcaaaataatattaatgatcgAATTAATATGCAGAATCGTAGTACGGGAGTTCAAAATGTCTTACAaggtttatgtaaaaatataacaataaaatctcGAAATACTTCATCAAGTCAATTTGTGCaatcagaagaaaatataacgCAAGAATCTAAAGTATTTGAAGATGACGATGATGTTGGCTCCGATATTTCAGATAATGTAGAAATCACGGAACTTGAAGAAGACTTTGATGATAGTGAAGATAACTCGGAAATGCCTGAAAAGACAAACGAAAATATGAATAATCCCATTATTGAATCGCCACACGACTCGGGCAGTGACAACGAACATTTTGATGAAGACATACATGACTTCGAAACTGACATAAAAGTCAGCACTGTACAAAAGAGTAACAAAACTATGAATTCTACCATTAATTCTGTGTGctttaataacttaaaaaatattaataaaaatataacaataaaatcaataagtaaAAATCCTGCAAGTGACGACATATCTAAACAAGCTAATGATAGTCAAGAAACCTCGCGTATTCAGAATAAAACAAttcctacaaaaatatttaacaaagtaGGACAAGAATCCGCGAATGATAATATTTCAGTCAATAggatttcaaaaatatcaacTCAACCTCTGAATAAGAGGATGTCTGCTATGAATGAAGTAAGCACAGTAAACAAAGAGGTAACagtaaaaacaatacaaaccaAAACTATGATACAAGAAATAACGACGACAgttactaaaacaataaaaacagtcAACCAGACCATGAAACAAGAAGTACGAAACACGTCATTTCAATCTAATAAACCTATAGCGGCACAACGAATCCAAGGCATGAAGCCGAGCCAGTCAACAAATTTTCAAGGAGTTGTAATAAGGCATGCGCCACCCAGTGTAGGAGTTAGAGCAACACATATTAGACCGGCCAACACTGTCGTGAGACCTTCGAAGCAAATTGTGCCTGCAAGGCCACGAATGAATCTAGCGAGGCCCAACAATTCTGCAAGGCCCAGTAATCCAACAATGGCAATAGGTACGAAAGTTATACCAGCACCTACGCCAAACAAGCCACCAGTGATAGGGAAACCCCTAAAAGTTTCACCTGGAGCAATGGCTTCAGGAACCGCAAAAAGACTCAATACTGAAGATGTGAGTGGGCCtttcagttgttttaagaaaccgAAAGAGTCTTTGATACCTGTAtctgatatacctacatttggTAACAGTGACGTGACTGCCTTTACTTCCGCGTCACATACCAGTAGTTCTAACTTTACAAGTACTACAAAAGTTGTAAAGGGCAATTCGGTGGTTAGTGCAAAACAAGTGAAATCAGAAGTAAATGCGTCTTCACAGCAGATCAGTAGACTGAATAATGCAACTGGAATGAAAATAATGACTAGTCAACAAAAACAATCTCAAGTGCATGAAAAAAGCGAATCAAGTCCTATGAAGCGGACTACCTTAGAAGCTATACAGAGGTTACAGAAACAGGGTCTTTTGGTGAAAAAGCCGCGAACAGATGTGAATGAGGATAACGAAGGTTCCGATCACGATAGTGACGATAATGTAGGAAACTGTCCAACAGAGGAACAGGACGCATAGTTATAGAATAAcatctgtaaataatattatttagctAAAAGTTGACTGATCCAATTAGACTTA harbors:
- the LOC110372769 gene encoding putative uncharacterized protein DDB_G0282133 isoform X2; this encodes MINHNKFFHRQDTDLPDVGHSKKIKYYQQEIVPIYYCAFCGEEYENKVNLIKHISDDHGDENQTPEEVLKCPMCEAVFYHLDAYEIHLTFHSSEDMYSINNSQFGDLLDYSLETLPPIIEKVTNLEPEDTDAESTLNAVGIEKFLELAMDQSDETSPVKVKKHKKHKKSKKSAITLDEFLSMNQDVFGEGLDFQGIEEVPTRVVKKQLKNNKKSINSVVTSAELDKLKKAGIVVKRKVERVPLNKSIKIVSSMPIKSALHKPVNKINKVREIETSSAVLTKLMNQSNNQIKIVKKVIPNTSVSDPSKTNDDVSPEKTEEIESHVEENKIDANQKIEEHNSPIPKIDDDEKDLPSPNSKLLSVTDPAVDRFSQSNVDSNVVEDTENTDNSQKIKEISEIQNNSPHHSPKPVQNETCQEIANGEDTEQDNNGSEKFDSDTELENKSEAQNNVNDDKIVDSRRVPINDNRSQNNVLSSSASSLSTLKHLGHLTVKSISTNQIKNDILTEPTTDEKIMVKNCQSSNSDSKKETSEPPLGTDKLNVTKQKNIVEKDPTMDALKALGKNITIKSLSSKRNIDASDHEDDEIDECEPTTNNLKSADLGGNKNITIKKMKVETNEPTPNKTRNLPNQDRKCNPGKQVVGQKILNNVPGAVTNEKSDNSISTSNANILKRLTNITTKPIVNKANSPSPPIKQGNVAKKVVETEKQQEEIIEIFDIDDSEDEDDVGSKPQHSENSMKSMDALKNLSKNITVKSLNQQSVKQNVKTENNIKLEKEDSNSQNTFKSQNNINDRINMQNRSTGVQNVLQGLCKNITIKSRNTSSSQFVQSEENITQESKVFEDDDDVGSDISDNVEITELEEDFDDSEDNSEMPEKTNENMNNPIIESPHDSGSDNEHFDEDIHDFETDIKVSTVQKSNKTMNSTINSVCFNNLKNINKNITIKSISKNPASDDISKQANDSQETSRIQNKTIPTKIFNKVGQESANDNISVNRISKISTQPLNKRMSAMNEVSTVNKEVTVKTIQTKTMIQEITTTVTKTIKTVNQTMKQEVRNTSFQSNKPIAAQRIQGMKPSQSTNFQGVVIRHAPPSVGVRATHIRPANTVVRPSKQIVPARPRMNLARPNNSARPSNPTMAIGTKVIPAPTPNKPPVIGKPLKVSPGAMASGTAKRLNTEDVSGPFSCFKKPKESLIPVSDIPTFGNSDVTAFTSASHTSSSNFTSTTKVVKGNSVVSAKQVKSEVNASSQQISRLNNATGMKIMTSQQKQSQVHEKSESSPMKRTTLEAIQRLQKQGLLVKKPRTDVNEDNEGSDHDSDDNVGNCPTEEQDA
- the LOC110372769 gene encoding homeobox-like protein HDP1 isoform X1, encoding MTSKQEFNCVFCKDVFENKEDLQEHFRKHGDPKYKNRFEVDPQASDEKSREKAELVSCDVCSQVFPTISKAITHKHKVHPDHDAKYFCPWCGKLFTMKHLYNVHVQASHATQEKIEEKCFRCDSCSVDFFIPSAMINHNKFFHRQDTDLPDVGHSKKIKYYQQEIVPIYYCAFCGEEYENKVNLIKHISDDHGDENQTPEEVLKCPMCEAVFYHLDAYEIHLTFHSSEDMYSINNSQFGDLLDYSLETLPPIIEKVTNLEPEDTDAESTLNAVGIEKFLELAMDQSDETSPVKVKKHKKHKKSKKSAITLDEFLSMNQDVFGEGLDFQGIEEVPTRVVKKQLKNNKKSINSVVTSAELDKLKKAGIVVKRKVERVPLNKSIKIVSSMPIKSALHKPVNKINKVREIETSSAVLTKLMNQSNNQIKIVKKVIPNTSVSDPSKTNDDVSPEKTEEIESHVEENKIDANQKIEEHNSPIPKIDDDEKDLPSPNSKLLSVTDPAVDRFSQSNVDSNVVEDTENTDNSQKIKEISEIQNNSPHHSPKPVQNETCQEIANGEDTEQDNNGSEKFDSDTELENKSEAQNNVNDDKIVDSRRVPINDNRSQNNVLSSSASSLSTLKHLGHLTVKSISTNQIKNDILTEPTTDEKIMVKNCQSSNSDSKKETSEPPLGTDKLNVTKQKNIVEKDPTMDALKALGKNITIKSLSSKRNIDASDHEDDEIDECEPTTNNLKSADLGGNKNITIKKMKVETNEPTPNKTRNLPNQDRKCNPGKQVVGQKILNNVPGAVTNEKSDNSISTSNANILKRLTNITTKPIVNKANSPSPPIKQGNVAKKVVETEKQQEEIIEIFDIDDSEDEDDVGSKPQHSENSMKSMDALKNLSKNITVKSLNQQSVKQNVKTENNIKLEKEDSNSQNTFKSQNNINDRINMQNRSTGVQNVLQGLCKNITIKSRNTSSSQFVQSEENITQESKVFEDDDDVGSDISDNVEITELEEDFDDSEDNSEMPEKTNENMNNPIIESPHDSGSDNEHFDEDIHDFETDIKVSTVQKSNKTMNSTINSVCFNNLKNINKNITIKSISKNPASDDISKQANDSQETSRIQNKTIPTKIFNKVGQESANDNISVNRISKISTQPLNKRMSAMNEVSTVNKEVTVKTIQTKTMIQEITTTVTKTIKTVNQTMKQEVRNTSFQSNKPIAAQRIQGMKPSQSTNFQGVVIRHAPPSVGVRATHIRPANTVVRPSKQIVPARPRMNLARPNNSARPSNPTMAIGTKVIPAPTPNKPPVIGKPLKVSPGAMASGTAKRLNTEDVSGPFSCFKKPKESLIPVSDIPTFGNSDVTAFTSASHTSSSNFTSTTKVVKGNSVVSAKQVKSEVNASSQQISRLNNATGMKIMTSQQKQSQVHEKSESSPMKRTTLEAIQRLQKQGLLVKKPRTDVNEDNEGSDHDSDDNVGNCPTEEQDA